Proteins co-encoded in one Enterobacter sp. R4-368 genomic window:
- a CDS encoding YnfU family zinc-binding protein has translation MPQRKDSKNNRNFLTKCTCPHCSQQSEHSFSRVQKGAALMCPHCSKIFHQDKAAFA, from the coding sequence ATGCCACAACGCAAAGACTCAAAAAACAATCGCAACTTCCTCACCAAATGCACCTGCCCGCATTGTTCACAACAGTCAGAACACAGCTTCTCCCGAGTTCAGAAAGGCGCAGCGTTAATGTGCCCGCACTGCAGTAAGATCTTCCATCAGGACAAGGCCGCTTTCGCTTAA
- a CDS encoding Hsp20 family protein, whose protein sequence is MALKTLSALPGFTDSVFADRFNRIDRLFSQLTGDSPVASLPAYDLKKVDASNYQLHVSVPGWKEDELEIETVGGVLNVSGKRAENESHDEQGWIYKGIRRADFRLSFSLPEHTKVSNAKLENGILQVSIYQEIPESEKPRKIAIENTQKAIEHQA, encoded by the coding sequence ATGGCACTCAAAACCTTGTCAGCACTCCCCGGTTTCACTGACTCTGTTTTTGCTGACCGCTTCAATCGTATCGACCGGCTTTTCAGCCAGTTAACCGGCGACTCGCCGGTGGCATCATTACCTGCTTATGACCTGAAAAAAGTCGATGCAAGCAATTATCAGTTACACGTAAGCGTCCCTGGCTGGAAAGAAGACGAACTCGAAATCGAGACCGTCGGCGGGGTATTAAATGTATCAGGTAAACGCGCGGAAAATGAATCTCATGATGAGCAGGGCTGGATATACAAAGGTATTCGCCGCGCGGATTTCCGTCTGAGCTTTTCGCTTCCGGAACATACTAAAGTGAGCAACGCAAAACTTGAAAATGGCATATTGCAGGTGTCCATTTATCAGGAAATTCCCGAGAGCGAAAAACCACGCAAAATTGCCATTGAAAATACACAAAAAGCCATTGAACATCAGGCTTGA
- the iraP gene encoding anti-adapter protein IraP — translation MKNLILSVIAKISKMDAEAKLLAAKVEAQSLLIGALLLTLGKNGGMNEMLDNVKKAINAALDAADIPLKSDAELLMNEFNNLIQLTQLLETNDAEIDIEALKGASDKI, via the coding sequence ATGAAAAACTTAATACTCAGTGTGATTGCAAAAATCTCGAAAATGGATGCGGAAGCCAAGCTACTCGCAGCTAAAGTGGAAGCTCAGTCTTTACTTATCGGGGCATTACTGCTGACACTTGGCAAAAACGGTGGCATGAATGAAATGCTTGATAATGTAAAAAAAGCAATTAATGCAGCGCTTGATGCGGCTGATATTCCACTGAAATCAGACGCAGAATTACTGATGAATGAATTTAACAATCTTATTCAGTTAACTCAGTTGCTTGAAACAAACGACGCGGAAATTGATATAGAAGCGTTAAAGGGCGCGTCCGATAAAATTTAA
- a CDS encoding DNA-binding response regulator has translation MAFFGQHFSVTKSEIRLRGKMRTFIRREKNRLHRPDYRVLPYREYPPPVFDRLEHLTQQLSFALPECIISQILISTDSFLSYAWNRGLFSGKRNAVFSSLDSAHHRFAEPHLSHLIVDMESLLTSRFSALETLRQLASHNRKLHIYLLATKSDAPLFNFLRAAGPFRVIKRDLPVKPFRQALLAPASPVDVSRKFPPVEWQMFTALAQGKTLKHVAQLLNLPYHRMVYRLNLQLRQLGLPDRQSLLHLLHRLTIDANHYWG, from the coding sequence ATGGCTTTTTTTGGCCAACACTTTTCGGTCACGAAAAGTGAAATACGTTTGCGAGGGAAAATGCGAACTTTCATCCGTCGGGAAAAAAATCGCCTCCACAGGCCCGATTACCGGGTTTTACCCTATCGGGAATATCCGCCGCCGGTGTTTGACAGGCTGGAACACCTTACTCAGCAGCTTAGTTTCGCCCTGCCTGAATGCATCATCAGCCAGATATTAATTTCAACCGATAGTTTTCTCAGCTATGCCTGGAACAGGGGGCTCTTCTCCGGTAAACGCAACGCCGTGTTTTCATCGCTTGATTCAGCACATCATCGGTTCGCGGAGCCGCATCTCTCGCACCTGATCGTGGATATGGAGAGCCTGCTCACATCGCGTTTTAGCGCCCTGGAAACCCTGCGGCAGCTCGCTTCGCACAATCGCAAACTTCATATCTATCTGTTAGCGACAAAAAGCGACGCGCCACTGTTCAATTTCCTGCGCGCGGCTGGTCCCTTTCGCGTAATAAAACGGGATCTCCCCGTCAAGCCATTCAGGCAGGCGCTGTTGGCTCCTGCCTCACCTGTTGATGTTTCGCGCAAATTTCCGCCGGTAGAGTGGCAGATGTTCACCGCGCTGGCGCAAGGAAAAACGCTGAAACATGTCGCTCAGCTACTCAATCTGCCTTACCATCGCATGGTTTATCGTCTCAACCTACAACTGAGGCAACTTGGGTTGCCCGATCGTCAAAGTTTGCTTCATTTACTGCACCGCTTAACGATAGATGCTAATCACTATTGGGGATAA